One stretch of Candidatus Palauibacter polyketidifaciens DNA includes these proteins:
- a CDS encoding COX15/CtaA family protein — protein MPSPSVQSMPRRHARIIAAWLLVGCTLVAATLVVGGVTRLTGSGLSMVDWEPVSGVVPPLSAEGWEREFAAYRDSPEYRLVNRGMSLADFKRIFWFEYAHRLLGRVIGLVFIIPFAVFLLRRMIPPSLIPRLLLLLALGGAQGLLGWWMVQSGLVDIPRVSPYRLTAHLSLAVLVYALTLWTALSLLRPAAENGGLEPTSGAGLPRGSAGLPRGSTVVLGLAALTLLSGGFVAGLDAGLVYNTFPTMGDGWIPPDLFGASPWWLSPFEDRTTAQFNHRVLAMVLLGGVTALWWACARRAPAPARTWAHAGFAAAWAQAVLGVATLLLFVPIPLAALHQANALVLVTALLGLTFELRR, from the coding sequence ATGCCATCGCCTTCCGTTCAGAGCATGCCGCGACGCCACGCGCGGATCATCGCCGCCTGGCTCCTGGTCGGCTGCACCCTCGTTGCGGCGACGCTCGTCGTGGGAGGTGTGACGCGCCTGACCGGATCGGGCCTCTCAATGGTCGACTGGGAACCGGTGAGCGGCGTCGTGCCTCCGCTGAGCGCCGAGGGGTGGGAGCGCGAGTTCGCCGCCTATCGCGACTCTCCGGAGTACCGGCTCGTGAACCGGGGGATGTCGCTGGCCGACTTCAAGCGCATCTTCTGGTTCGAGTACGCGCACCGGCTTCTCGGGCGCGTGATCGGACTCGTCTTCATCATCCCCTTCGCAGTCTTCCTTCTCCGCCGGATGATCCCGCCGTCTCTCATCCCGCGCCTCCTGCTCCTTCTTGCGCTGGGAGGCGCCCAGGGGCTGCTCGGCTGGTGGATGGTACAGAGCGGGCTCGTCGACATCCCCCGCGTGAGTCCCTACCGCCTGACCGCGCATCTCTCGCTTGCGGTGCTCGTCTACGCCCTCACGCTCTGGACCGCGCTCTCGCTGCTGCGCCCCGCGGCGGAAAACGGGGGCCTGGAACCCACGTCGGGCGCCGGCCTCCCCCGCGGCTCCGCCGGCCTCCCCCGGGGGTCCACCGTCGTACTCGGGCTCGCCGCGCTCACGCTGCTCTCGGGCGGCTTCGTGGCCGGTCTGGACGCGGGACTCGTCTACAACACGTTCCCCACGATGGGGGACGGCTGGATTCCCCCGGACCTCTTCGGGGCGTCCCCCTGGTGGCTGAGTCCGTTTGAGGACAGGACGACGGCGCAGTTCAACCACCGCGTCCTCGCGATGGTCCTGCTCGGGGGTGTGACGGCGCTCTGGTGGGCCTGCGCGCGGCGCGCCCCGGCCCCGGCGAGGACGTGGGCGCACGCCGGCTTCGCGGCCGCGTGGGCGCAGGCGGTGCTGGGGGTTGCGACGCTGCTCCTCTTCGTCCCCATCCCGCTTGCCGCGCTGCACCAGGCGAACGCACTCGTCCTCGTCACCGCGCTCCTGGGCCTGACCTTCGAACTCCGCCGCTAG
- a CDS encoding ABC transporter transmembrane domain-containing protein, with translation MSDSGRRGRSRISLFALKRLAPRLRAHRPALVGAGVCLLLSTAIGLAFPLIVRYLMDAAFGNGDAALLGTIALGLLGLFALQGVFNFGETYWLGATGERVVTQLRDELFSRLVALPPGFHAGRTSGELTSRLASDCSTLQQIMGHQIAELVRQVLFLVGAAILLTLLHWQLMLTTLTVAPVVVLAGFALGRLLRRRSTEVQDRLAAAHAVADEAFGQIEVVQGFVREEWERERYRAGIRTALEAALSRAVVRALLFGILTVVAFGGIVVVLWQGGRLVLAAQITAGQLVSFLLYAFSVAAAIMALASLWGSYQEAQGAARRVFDLLDRESEIVDPEAPESISGEGPPEIAFEGASFRYGESEPWALEGIGATIAPGEVVALVGPSGAGKTTFASLIPRFWDVTEGRVRVRGTDVRACGVAELRSRIGIVPQDHPLFAGTIGENIAYGRLDADRGAIEAAAEAAHAREFIDRLPDGYDTRVGERGVRLSGGQRQRIAIARVLLKEPEILILDEATSGLDAESEALVEEALQLASAGRTTVIIAHRLRTVRRADRLFVLDRGRLIDSGPHDALIDRCELYARLYEGQQLA, from the coding sequence ATGTCGGACTCCGGACGACGCGGCAGATCACGGATTTCGCTGTTCGCGCTGAAGCGGCTGGCCCCGCGGTTGCGGGCCCACCGGCCGGCTCTCGTCGGCGCCGGGGTCTGCCTCCTCCTGAGCACGGCGATCGGGCTCGCCTTCCCCCTCATCGTCCGCTACCTGATGGACGCCGCCTTCGGCAACGGGGACGCCGCGCTCCTCGGCACGATCGCGCTCGGACTGCTCGGACTCTTCGCGCTCCAGGGCGTGTTCAACTTCGGCGAGACGTACTGGCTGGGGGCGACGGGCGAGCGGGTCGTGACGCAGTTGCGCGACGAACTCTTCTCCAGGCTCGTCGCGCTCCCCCCCGGCTTCCACGCGGGCCGAACGAGCGGCGAACTCACCTCGCGGCTGGCCTCCGACTGCTCGACGCTGCAGCAGATCATGGGGCACCAGATCGCCGAACTCGTGCGGCAGGTGCTCTTTCTCGTCGGCGCCGCGATCCTCCTCACGCTGCTTCACTGGCAGCTGATGCTGACGACGCTGACGGTCGCCCCCGTGGTCGTGCTCGCCGGCTTCGCGCTCGGCCGCCTTCTGCGGCGCCGGAGCACCGAGGTGCAGGATCGTCTCGCCGCCGCGCACGCGGTCGCGGACGAGGCCTTCGGCCAGATCGAGGTCGTGCAGGGGTTCGTGCGTGAGGAATGGGAGCGGGAGCGGTACCGTGCCGGGATTCGCACGGCGCTCGAGGCGGCGCTCTCGCGGGCGGTGGTGCGCGCGCTGCTCTTCGGCATCCTCACGGTCGTCGCCTTCGGCGGCATCGTCGTCGTCCTCTGGCAGGGCGGACGGCTCGTGCTGGCGGCGCAGATCACGGCGGGACAGCTGGTGTCGTTCCTCCTCTACGCCTTTTCCGTCGCGGCGGCGATCATGGCGCTCGCGTCGCTCTGGGGTTCGTACCAGGAGGCGCAGGGCGCCGCGCGGCGCGTCTTCGACCTCCTCGACCGCGAGAGCGAAATCGTGGACCCGGAAGCCCCGGAATCGATCTCGGGAGAAGGACCGCCGGAGATCGCCTTCGAGGGCGCCTCGTTCCGCTACGGCGAGAGCGAACCGTGGGCGCTGGAGGGGATTGGGGCGACGATCGCGCCCGGAGAAGTCGTCGCGCTCGTGGGCCCGAGCGGCGCCGGGAAGACGACCTTCGCATCACTCATCCCCCGCTTCTGGGACGTGACCGAGGGAAGGGTCCGCGTGCGCGGGACCGACGTTCGAGCCTGCGGCGTCGCGGAGCTGAGATCGCGGATCGGCATCGTGCCGCAGGACCACCCGCTCTTCGCGGGGACGATCGGCGAGAACATCGCGTACGGGCGGCTGGACGCGGACCGCGGGGCGATCGAGGCGGCGGCGGAGGCGGCGCATGCGCGCGAGTTCATCGACCGGCTGCCGGACGGCTACGACACACGGGTCGGCGAGCGCGGCGTCCGGCTCTCCGGCGGACAGCGTCAGCGGATCGCAATCGCCCGCGTCCTCCTCAAGGAACCCGAGATTCTCATCCTGGACGAGGCGACGAGCGGCCTCGACGCCGAGAGCGAGGCGCTGGTCGAGGAGGCGCTGCAACTCGCCTCCGCGGGGCGGACGACGGTCATCATCGCCCACCGCCTGCGCACGGTGCGGCGCGCCGACCGGCTCTTCGTTCTGGACCGGGGACGCCTCATCGACAGCGGTCCGCACGACGCGCTGATCGATCGCTGTGAACTCTATGCCCGCCTCTACGAGGGCCAGCAACTCGCCTAG
- a CDS encoding TlpA disulfide reductase family protein: MLTGRGAVALLGLAGYGCGPGGDAADGEAADGGAAVSYTDAVPSGAKPAPEDVFRTLEGGEASFPDLRGNVVVANLWGTWCLPCRDELPELVELARIYDGRPVVMLGLAVDSGDVGEIRAFIEEFGVEYPNWMMGMDDAVGTFGAVGFPTTVIVDQEGWIRKELLGPQTAASLTAEIEALLR; encoded by the coding sequence ATGCTGACCGGGCGGGGTGCCGTCGCCCTCCTCGGGCTGGCCGGCTACGGGTGCGGCCCGGGGGGCGACGCGGCGGATGGAGAAGCGGCGGATGGCGGCGCTGCGGTGAGCTACACGGACGCCGTGCCCTCGGGCGCGAAACCGGCGCCCGAAGACGTCTTCCGCACCCTGGAGGGCGGCGAGGCGAGCTTCCCCGACCTGCGGGGCAATGTCGTCGTCGCGAACCTCTGGGGTACCTGGTGCCTCCCGTGCCGCGATGAGCTTCCGGAACTCGTGGAACTTGCCCGCATCTACGACGGCCGGCCCGTGGTCATGCTCGGACTCGCCGTCGATTCCGGCGACGTCGGCGAGATCCGTGCCTTCATCGAGGAGTTCGGCGTCGAATACCCGAACTGGATGATGGGGATGGATGACGCGGTCGGGACCTTCGGGGCCGTGGGCTTCCCGACCACGGTGATCGTGGACCAGGAGGGATGGATCCGGAAGGAACTCCTCGGTCCCCAGACCGCCGCATCCCTCACGGCTGAGATCGAAGCCCTCCTCCGCTAG
- a CDS encoding amidohydrolase family protein, translated as MNRRDLRMLLVAAVFGFLHMATVAAQEPAFDILLRGGRVLDGTGNPWYRADVGIRGGRIARVGDLADATAGRVIELDGRYVVPGFIDIHSHADQGLDEAGDAGSEGARRRAAPNLVSQGVTTVVVNQDGRSPWPIADQRARLESRGHGPNAALMVGHNTIRAMALGDDVMRPSTPAEVERMTELVEQGMAEGAYGLSAGLEYFPGIWSETSELFPLVEAAGRGGGLYIVHERSSGMTPMWFWPSQDDPGPPTMIETIIEDIEVAERTGVTTVATHIKARGSDFWGAGRALVDLIERARARGVPIWADQYPYNTTGSDGSTVLLPRWIFPGGGFGGGPRSREAVDYASRLTEALGDPLRSEEVRLDIAHEIGRRGGPENLVVMDHPDETLVGKTVAELAAEWNAFPVDVAIRLQLEGYRTRPGGARLRGFSLSEIDVEEFSAHPWLVTASDAGIALPDDGPVHARFYGTFPRKIKRYAMDLDVLSVESAVRSMTSLPAQLMGIRNRGLIREGLVADIAVLDLDELQDHATFFEPHQYPSGVDFVLVAGTFVVDEGELTWALPGVVLTPGAGGEASADEESSTDEAAGC; from the coding sequence ATGAACCGCCGTGACCTTCGCATGCTTCTTGTTGCGGCCGTCTTCGGGTTCCTGCACATGGCGACCGTCGCCGCGCAGGAGCCCGCATTCGACATCCTGCTGCGAGGCGGACGCGTGCTGGACGGCACGGGGAATCCGTGGTATCGGGCCGACGTCGGGATCCGCGGCGGACGCATCGCCCGGGTCGGGGACCTCGCCGACGCCACGGCCGGCCGCGTGATCGAACTCGACGGCCGCTACGTCGTCCCCGGATTCATCGACATTCATTCGCACGCGGACCAGGGACTCGACGAGGCGGGAGATGCCGGCAGCGAGGGCGCGCGCCGCCGGGCCGCCCCGAACCTCGTGAGCCAGGGCGTGACGACCGTCGTGGTGAACCAGGACGGCCGATCGCCGTGGCCGATCGCCGATCAGCGCGCACGGCTGGAGTCGCGCGGCCACGGGCCCAACGCGGCGCTCATGGTCGGGCACAACACGATCCGCGCGATGGCGCTGGGCGACGACGTCATGCGCCCTTCGACGCCGGCCGAAGTCGAGCGGATGACGGAACTCGTGGAGCAGGGCATGGCCGAGGGGGCCTACGGGCTCAGCGCGGGGCTCGAGTACTTCCCGGGGATCTGGAGCGAAACCTCCGAACTCTTCCCCCTCGTCGAGGCGGCGGGACGCGGGGGCGGCCTCTACATCGTGCACGAGCGCAGCTCCGGCATGACGCCGATGTGGTTCTGGCCGAGCCAGGACGATCCGGGGCCGCCGACCATGATCGAGACGATCATCGAGGACATCGAAGTCGCGGAGCGCACGGGCGTGACGACGGTGGCGACCCACATCAAGGCCCGCGGCTCGGATTTCTGGGGAGCGGGGCGGGCGCTCGTGGACCTGATCGAGCGGGCCCGGGCGCGCGGCGTGCCGATCTGGGCGGACCAGTACCCGTACAATACGACGGGAAGCGACGGGAGCACGGTACTCCTCCCCCGCTGGATCTTCCCCGGCGGCGGATTCGGAGGCGGCCCGCGCAGCCGGGAGGCGGTCGACTACGCTTCGCGGCTCACGGAAGCGCTCGGCGATCCCCTGCGGAGCGAAGAGGTGCGGCTCGACATCGCCCACGAGATCGGACGCCGCGGCGGGCCGGAGAACCTCGTCGTCATGGACCATCCCGACGAGACGCTGGTGGGAAAGACGGTAGCGGAGCTTGCGGCGGAGTGGAACGCGTTCCCCGTGGACGTGGCGATCCGCCTGCAACTCGAAGGGTACCGCACGCGTCCGGGCGGCGCCCGCCTGCGCGGCTTCTCCCTCTCCGAGATCGATGTCGAGGAGTTCTCGGCCCATCCGTGGCTCGTGACGGCCTCCGACGCCGGGATCGCGCTCCCGGACGACGGACCCGTGCACGCCCGCTTCTACGGCACCTTCCCGCGAAAGATCAAGCGGTATGCGATGGACCTGGACGTGCTGTCGGTGGAGAGCGCGGTGCGTTCGATGACGTCGCTTCCCGCGCAGCTCATGGGGATCCGGAACCGCGGCCTCATACGGGAGGGGCTCGTCGCCGACATCGCGGTGCTCGACCTCGACGAGCTCCAGGACCACGCGACCTTCTTCGAGCCGCACCAGTATCCGTCGGGCGTCGATTTCGTGCTCGTGGCCGGCACCTTCGTCGTCGACGAGGGCGAACTGACATGGGCGCTTCCCGGCGTTGTCCTGACGCCGGGTGCCGGCGGGGAAGCGAGCGCCGACGAGGAATCGAGCACCGACGAGGCGGCGGGATGCTGA
- the hemE gene encoding uroporphyrinogen decarboxylase: MNDLLLRALAREPVERTPVWFMRQAGRSLPAYRELRRAHGFLELVRDPEAAAQVTRLPLEYFDVDALVLFMDLSTPFEAAGIEIELRAGVGPVPLPPWGGLEDVDRLRPFEPRERLDFVLEAIRLLAADEARPILGFVGAPFTLCSYLTRGTRDSRLAQLRAFILRSPGLWDRLAGFWAEHLAEFAIAQHEAGAGAIQVFDSWSGILAPDSYRTHVLPYSRRLLERLRERGVPTVHYGATHAAVAEAGGDAISVDWRTPLDEAWKIVGPERAIQGNLDPACVLAGEEAARAATRDVLRRAGGRPGHVFNLGHGLHPDSDPAVIAAVVDEVRRWSPPDENC, translated from the coding sequence ATGAACGATCTTCTTCTGCGCGCGCTCGCGCGCGAACCCGTGGAGCGGACCCCGGTGTGGTTCATGCGGCAGGCGGGCCGCTCCCTCCCGGCCTACCGCGAACTTCGGCGGGCGCACGGGTTCCTCGAACTCGTGCGCGACCCGGAGGCGGCCGCGCAGGTCACGCGACTCCCGCTCGAGTACTTCGATGTGGACGCTCTCGTCCTCTTCATGGACCTGTCGACGCCGTTCGAGGCCGCCGGGATCGAGATCGAACTGAGGGCCGGCGTCGGGCCCGTTCCCCTGCCCCCCTGGGGCGGCCTCGAGGATGTGGACCGCCTGCGTCCCTTCGAGCCGCGGGAGCGACTAGACTTCGTGCTCGAAGCGATCCGCCTCCTCGCGGCGGACGAGGCGCGCCCGATCCTCGGCTTCGTGGGGGCCCCCTTCACCCTGTGCTCGTACCTCACGCGCGGCACGCGCGACAGCCGGCTCGCCCAGCTTCGGGCCTTCATCCTCCGGTCTCCCGGACTCTGGGACCGGCTCGCGGGGTTTTGGGCAGAGCACCTGGCGGAGTTCGCGATCGCGCAGCACGAGGCCGGCGCCGGCGCGATCCAGGTGTTCGATTCGTGGTCGGGCATCCTTGCTCCGGACAGCTACCGGACACACGTGCTCCCGTACTCACGCCGCCTGCTGGAGCGCCTCCGCGAGAGGGGCGTCCCCACCGTGCACTACGGCGCGACGCACGCCGCGGTAGCGGAGGCGGGAGGCGATGCGATCAGCGTCGATTGGCGCACACCCCTCGACGAGGCATGGAAGATCGTCGGCCCGGAGCGCGCGATCCAGGGGAACCTCGACCCGGCCTGCGTTCTCGCGGGCGAGGAGGCGGCGCGCGCGGCGACGCGCGACGTGCTGCGCCGGGCAGGCGGCAGGCCCGGCCACGTCTTCAACCTCGGACACGGCCTCCACCCGGACTCCGATCCGGCGGTGATCGCCGCCGTCGTCGACGAGGTGCGACGCTGGAGTCCGCCGGACGAGAACTGCTGA
- the hemG gene encoding protoporphyrinogen oxidase produces MRVGIIGGGITGLALTHALARRGVDSILFEGAHDVGGVIRTARHDGGVVELGPQRTRLSPPVRRLVDELELRGKILEARPGARLFIWARGRLRVVPTRPRGLLTGDLLSLAGRARTALEPLTGGIRPQESVARYFSRKLGRQAYARLFGPLVSATFGSDPETMPAARVLPMFLGPLGVKRSLLAAAQRREPDATPPAFTFREGMGTLPRAIARRHAERVRVSAPVEEIRRSGRRFEIGQGGVRPDSEAVDHVVIATPAPVAAELLRPVAPAAADRLAELRYHRVAVVPLEVEGAPEGFGFQVALGERWRTRGVTWNASLFGRDGLCTAYLGGGLDPDLAAWNSARVERTAAEEYEAIHGVAAAPLCTARPRLPAYDGSWTALDGLDLPPGITLAAGYTGRLGISSRIAEAESVAERLAAHA; encoded by the coding sequence ATGCGGGTCGGAATCATCGGCGGAGGGATCACGGGGCTGGCGCTCACGCACGCCCTCGCGCGGCGTGGTGTCGACTCGATTCTCTTCGAGGGAGCCCACGACGTCGGCGGGGTGATCCGCACCGCCCGTCACGACGGTGGGGTCGTCGAACTCGGCCCCCAGCGTACGCGGCTTTCGCCTCCCGTGCGGCGACTCGTCGATGAACTGGAGCTTCGGGGGAAGATCCTGGAGGCGCGGCCCGGAGCGCGGCTGTTCATCTGGGCCCGCGGCCGCCTGCGGGTCGTACCGACCCGGCCGCGCGGGCTCCTGACGGGCGATCTGCTCTCGCTGGCCGGACGCGCCCGCACCGCCCTCGAACCCCTCACCGGGGGGATTCGGCCGCAGGAGTCCGTGGCCCGCTACTTCAGCCGCAAGCTCGGCCGCCAGGCGTACGCCCGACTCTTCGGCCCCCTGGTTTCCGCGACCTTCGGCTCGGACCCGGAGACGATGCCGGCGGCGCGGGTCCTTCCGATGTTCCTCGGACCGCTCGGTGTGAAGCGCAGTCTGCTCGCCGCGGCGCAGCGCCGGGAGCCCGACGCCACGCCGCCCGCCTTCACCTTTCGGGAGGGCATGGGCACGCTCCCGCGCGCGATTGCGCGCCGGCATGCGGAACGGGTCCGCGTGTCCGCCCCGGTCGAGGAGATCCGCCGCTCCGGCCGGCGGTTCGAGATCGGTCAGGGGGGCGTCCGCCCGGACTCCGAAGCCGTGGACCACGTAGTGATCGCGACGCCGGCGCCCGTCGCGGCGGAGCTTCTGAGGCCGGTCGCCCCCGCGGCCGCCGACCGCCTCGCGGAGCTGCGGTATCACCGCGTGGCCGTGGTGCCGCTGGAAGTGGAGGGCGCGCCGGAAGGGTTCGGGTTCCAGGTCGCGCTGGGGGAACGGTGGCGCACGCGCGGCGTGACGTGGAACGCCTCGCTGTTCGGGCGCGACGGCCTCTGCACGGCCTACCTGGGCGGCGGCCTCGACCCTGATCTGGCTGCATGGAATTCAGCCAGAGTCGAGCGGACCGCGGCCGAGGAGTACGAGGCGATCCACGGGGTGGCGGCGGCCCCGCTCTGCACGGCCCGGCCGCGGCTCCCGGCGTATGACGGCTCGTGGACGGCGCTGGACGGACTCGATCTTCCTCCGGGCATCACGCTCGCCGCCGGCTACACGGGACGGCTGGGGATATCGAGTCGAATCGCCGAAGCCGAGTCGGTGGCGGAGCGTCTCGCCGCGCACGCATAG